ACCAAAAAACCGGTTTTTATAACTCGAGGAGAAAATGGAATTATTGCATTTGATAAAACTGGATTCTTTGAAACTCCCGGAATAAAATTAGATTGTGAATTGGATATCGTCGGCGCAGGCGATACAGTTTTTTCTGCAATTGCATGTGCTTTAGGTTCAAAATGTACACTTCAAGAAACAATAGAATTAGCAAATCTAGCTGCAGCAGTAACAGTTCAAAAATTATTTCAAACCGGAACAGCAAATGAAGAAGAAATTATTGATTTATTATGTAAAAAAAAGTTATAAATTTGTTTCTAATACTCTTTAATTGACATTATGCAAATGATTGTTTATCTTTAACTTAAGTAAACAATCGATTGCATTTCTAAAGATTTATACATCATGAAAAGTTTAGTTAAAAAATTTTTAAACATTACAATATTTAATTTTCTAATAATCCTAAATTTATTTTCGCAAACTTCAGATACAACAAATTATAAATGGGTTCCAAGTTTAATTGGTGGATTAAATTTTAGTCAAATTGCATTTAGTAATTGGACAAAAGGCGGCGAAAATTCTCTTACTTGGACACTAAATATGGATTTTAATCTAAACTATGAAGATGAAGTTTTAGGTTTTAAAACAAAATTCCGTTCGTTGTACGGAAGAACAAAATTTAATGGTAATGATATTAGAACAAATGAAAATGAAATTTATTTAGATCAAATTCTTTCATATCATGCAAATTGGAAAGTTGATCCATTTTTTAGTAATTCCCTAAGAACACAATTAACTACCGGATTTGATTATACTGGACCAACACCAGTAAAAGTTTCGGATTTTTTTGATCCGGCAATTATTACACAAAGCTTAGGTTTTACGTATGATAGACTTTCTGCATTGCAAACAAGATTGGGAATTGCACTTCAACATACAACTGCTGAGAATTATAGAAAATATACAAACGATGTGGAAACAATAGATAAGGAAGAATCTTATAAATTTGAAACTGGTTTTGAAAGTGTAACCAATGCGAAATTCAATTTGGATGA
The nucleotide sequence above comes from Ignavibacteriota bacterium. Encoded proteins:
- a CDS encoding DUF3078 domain-containing protein, whose translation is MKSLVKKFLNITIFNFLIILNLFSQTSDTTNYKWVPSLIGGLNFSQIAFSNWTKGGENSLTWTLNMDFNLNYEDEVLGFKTKFRSLYGRTKFNGNDIRTNENEIYLDQILSYHANWKVDPFFSNSLRTQLTTGFDYTGPTPVKVSDFFDPAIITQSLGFTYDRLSALQTRLGIALQHTTAENYRKYTNDVETIDKEESYKFETGFESVTNAKFNLDDNIVAESNLILFTRFEEIDVWDVRWDNKMVAKVNSWLNVSFTYNFIFKKSESIMAQMKESWQMGISYNFI